A region of the Heteronotia binoei isolate CCM8104 ecotype False Entrance Well chromosome 9, APGP_CSIRO_Hbin_v1, whole genome shotgun sequence genome:
GGCCCTAAAAGCTGTTCCCTCACCCTTTTTCATGACAACCATGCCATAGATGTGGACACTTGCATCTTTCCTAACAAACcatgctttttgtttgtttttaagaggttttttcccccctctgagACACAATGCAGGAGAACATTTTTGGGTACATTACCAATTTAAGCAGTCATTCTAAGCCCAAGACGCACATACACAGAGTTAAAATAAACACTGAGTCCATGATAACCATTTACAAGACTGGATCTCATCTTCCCACTTGATTTACAAAGCACTTAAATTCTATTTCCTTGCACAAAagcgttttttttaaaaattcaatattcTCTTCAAGCTTGAAGAATTTAGCAATAACACCTTAAAGGTTTTTCTTCTGTACAGCTTATACAGTTGACTAAACCTGAAGGATTTGTGGGATGTTTTCCCCCCAGGGAACACAACCAGCTATATTATCAAGCAATACTTCATGGAAATTTATGGCACCCCCTATAGGAATAAGCTCTGTCTAGATCCTATCAATGGCCAGTTCTTTCTCCCAGTAACATACTTTAATTGTTTTCAACAAAAATGCATAGCTGTGATTTCCCACAGTATGGATTATCATGGATAAAATTTTTAGAACTCTTTCTTTGCAAATAGTGTTGACCCCTGGTGTGTGGCCCTCTAAATACAGATACATTGTCAAAACCCACTGTTTGATTATCTGTTAATACAAACACATTGATTGTACTGATGatttctgctttcttttcagcaagaaaaTGGATTCTTGACAATGGTCAACTAAACATCACTAGTGTATCATTTGATGATCGAGGAAAATATACTTGTGTTGCTTCTAACATCTATGGCCGAGTAAATAACACCGTTACTCTAAGGGTTGTCTTCACTTCTGGTGATATGGGGATCTACTACATGATTGTATGCCTTGTAGCTTTTACTGTTGTTTTGATCTTAAACATTACAAGGCTGTGCATGATGAGCAGCCACCTGAAGAAGACTGAGAAAGCCATCAATGAATTCTTCCGAACAGAAGGAGCAGAGAAATTGCAAAAAGCTTTTGAAATTGCTAAACGCATCCCAATTATCACCTCAGCAAAAACTCTTGAGCTTGCTAAAGTAACACAGTTCAAGACCATGGAGTTTGCCCGCTATATTGAGGAACTGGCAAGGAGTGTTCCACTGCCACCTCTCATCATGAACTGTAGAACAATAATGGAAGAAATCATGGAGGTGGTGGGACTTGAGGAACAGGGGCACAACTTTGTAAGGCATTCGGCTGTAGGACAGGAGACCACTGACACAGAGGAAATGTACGTGATTCCTAGTGCCCTGAAGCGTAGAGGCTCTCTCACTGCTGAGTCCGATGCATCTTCTCTCCATGAACCGCCACTCAAGATTGCAATCAAAGTGTCTATTCACCAGTTAACTAAAAAGGACTGTATGGATGACCAGTCACAAGACAGTATCCAATTAGAAATTAaagaagagagggaagaagatgaGATTGTCCAAAGACCAGCACAGGCACTTGATCCAGTCTCAGACACTGAGCCTCCTGTAGAACCAAATCCTACTGACACAGCTCTGCGAAGTGACAAGGATGCTTGTGTTATTTATGAAAGCCATGTATGAtagggttcccccccacccccacagatcTATGCATAGCAAGAAATCAGGTGGAGCACTCTTTTTATTTAAAGAGATAATGTATTTGCCACTAAGCCTTACCTGAAGACTATCACAGCAAGCGCATGTATGTGGATTACTTGGCACTTTCTTCGTCATTATATAACTTCATTTAAAAGTTGGACAAAATAATTACTCTTACACTCATATTAATTTCTGATTTTGGTTCAGGAGAATTTTTGTCGGTTCACAAAACATTTACCTCAGAGCATTTTTAAGGCCAATGTTGCTTTCAGTGGCTACCTGAGAATCGTGTGCAGTTCTTAAGCCTCTGAGGTTGCCAGAGTCAATGGAATGACTTTTTCAGTTGTATGGTTGTGGGATTGCTGTATTACATAAGCTGAGGAAGTGAGGGAAAGCTGCTTTTCATTTTGCTCTTCTCATTCACTCCTTCCCCTCTGCGTTTTTTTTTACCTTGCTTCTAAGGTTTTTGAAACAGTGTCCAATAGGGAGTATTTCTAGTTAAGTTAAGATCCTTGTGGGATGTCATTTAACAAACATCTGTGCTGAACTTTAGCAGATGGATAAAGAAGGCCAAATGCATTTCTTTCATGGGAAGGCAGATAGTTTGTGTTTAAAGCATGtgaaaaacatccattttcttcttAAGAGAAGGAGGGGACCAGAAAATTCTCATTCACAGATACACAGCTCATTTATTTTTTGTTGGAAGGAGAGGGTTTGTCCCCTGCCAAAAAGTCACAATGCAAACAATAAGTGTAACTTCCCATTTGCTGTGCTAGGATGACCAAGTGCAAAGAAGGGCAGGGATCCTTGTGTAGCCAGAACAGGGAATTTCTACAGGGGATCCTTTTCTCATCTCCACCTAACAAGTAGCACCTGCAGGGATGAGCAACCTTAGGGTTCCCCACATATACATACTAGTGGTTCTGTGGGGGCATTTGCAGAAATGACACTGTGTGTGTAGGTGGGGAGAGGCTAAAGCCATTTCTCCCTATTTGCCAGGGTGACAAACAgaaaagcaatgttccctctaagctgtggaatcgtgtgagcaaaaattctactttgtgagctactggcattaaagttatgagctactagcattaatgttgtgagctactgcataaattagtttgctctagggccatttttcctgagttgagacaaaaatgtatgagctggaggctaaaaattgtgaactagctcacactaactccacttagagggaacacagcagAAAAGAGCTGGTGTGCATCTGGGAGACACAAAACTCCCATTGCATGTGTGATACAAAGTCCTTCTGTTGTTCACTGACAAACACAAGGACCTTGTAATGTGTAAATGGAGCTTCAGGAAGCACGTTTCCCTTTGCATTTGGTCAACACAGAGGTGCTATTAATTTCAGTGAGACATGAACACAGGTAATTGTGCAGACTTTGCTGTTATGGCTCAATGACAGAGCACATACTTTACATGCAGATGGTTTGAGGTTCAGTTCCCActctctccagttaaaggaccttAAGGAACAGGTATTGGGGAAGACTTTTCTCTATCAaggtccctggagagctgctgccaggcagaGTGCACAATACTGAACTAGTCTGACCTGGTATAGGACAGCTcatgtatttaatttttttacacaTACACAGTAATCTGTTGTCAAGGCACGGATATCTGTTTACCACAATTCTCATATTAAGTAGTGTCAGTAGATACTCTTACTGATTCAGATGAGGTTAAACAGTTGTCCACATATTTACTGCAAAGTCCCTAAAGAGTCCCGCTGCACAAAAAATGGCAAACACTATGTCAGCCAGGGCACAGTTGTGCAATTGTTTTGCTAATTAAAATAACCATATTCTTCCTCTGTGGGAAGTTTGCAGATACTTGGCCATTTGTGATGCATTCTTCTACAGCTGAGTGGGGAGATTAGCATCTTAAACTTTGCATCTAGACTGAAGCTGAAGTAATGATTTACATTTCATTTATATAATAATAGCAACACTCTAGAGAAGATTGTTTACAGGAGTGAATTCTGGAAGAGCCATGGCATGTTATTAAATGCACACCTAGTGTGCATTTCACTCAGAGCTACTGAAGTCATGTAATGTAAAGAAACAATCATGAAGATCCTCTGTATTTAGGGAAAAAAGTAATGAATTCATTGCTAATGTGTGTTATCATGGAAAGAAGCCATTAGAGTTCTGTGAGGCTGATAGGCATAAATTTGCACTAGAATTTATAGGCAGCTGATACTTGGTCTGGTAGAGATCAAATAACCTCATGAATAAATAGATGTGACTAAGTAAAGCAAGTCCAGTTCCAGTCATTCAGGATGTAAGAATCAAGGTTTGTGCCATTGTGTCACACCACCCAACCTATTATAatgtgctagtttggtgtagtggttaagtgtgtggactcttatctgggagaaccgggtttgattccccactcctccactcgcacctgctagcatggtcttgggtcagccatagctctggcagaggttgtccttgaaagggtagctgctgtgagagccctctccagccccacccacctcacagggtgttgtgggggagaaaggtaaaggagattgtgagccgctctgagactcttcggagtggagggcgggatataaatccaatatcatcttcttttttggggggaggggactaAACAGATTGCACTTACTTGTAACTGTTATTCATGAAGTGGTCTTCTGTGTAGTTCTACATGGGCTATTCAGAGACACATCTTCCTGTATGCCATTCACACAGAAGGACAATACAACAGTGTTGAGCAGAGAGGTAAGAATGTGCCATGAATGGTCCCTCAGCAACCATAATTtacagccagtcttccaagaatGAGGCCAGCCCTCAATAGATCTGTTAGCCTTGAGAGAGAATGCCAAACGTCCTCATTTCTGTTCATGGACAGTGTCAGACAGGGACTCCATGGGAAACGCTTTTCAGTTCTAATGGGAAGGGGACTTGTTCTGTGCTCTCCCCGCTTTTACCATACATCACAAAGTagttgccagactgaaggcagaaagacCATCATGCATATTCATAACACCTTACTGGCCCGGGAGATAGTGGTTTTCAACCACATGGAACCCCACTCAGGAGGTGTATAGGAGCCTCCTATTCAGGGAAGATCATCTACATGTGGGCCCCCTTCTGCACCATGATGTTAAGTCCCTGCATCTGACCACATGGCTAAAACATCAATAGGCCAATGGTGATAGGGTTGTGGAGGTGCTCATCTCAgcctatacatttttaaaaaaacttttatcaGGTATAACCCACATCTGGGTTCTGACCACTGCCATACAGACAGCCACAGTTTCTACAGGGTCTGCTTCCCAAATATCTCAGAAGTAGATGGCTTTCCTATACTTTTAGCCCTCAAACAGCTAGATAGTTTTATTTATACTTTGACACATCTTACTCAGTTTCAGAGAGGAAGAGTGATGtattttaaaagtgcaaagaTCTTGTGGCCTTGGACTCCCTCCTTTTTCATCATTCCCTCCAGGGAACATACTTGTTTCATCTTGTCTTAATGCTTGCTTTGGCAGCAGGTCACTTGAGACTAGTTATGCCATACaacaaaacaaaagagagagaagaggaggtggGGGCTCACTTTCATCAAATAAGCACTGTGATCCTGGTCATCAGCTGATTCAGAAGCCTGGCACAAGCATATTTACTACTACCTTTTGTACAGGGGCAGATCAATGGTGGGAGAGGGGCTGAAAAGTGGCATGTGTGAATTTGGCCACAAATCTTTCTGACTTTGAACTTGGGATGCTCCTAAGAGATCTTAAGATGCGTGCCCACTGTTTAAGTTTTTACAAATGTATAATACACGATACATTTCACTATATTTCACTACACttcaaaaaaggtaaaggtagtttcaGCAGCAACTAAACAGGACAGAACAagaagtcattttaaaaaaatgcataacTTTTGAAGGTGCCACATACAATCCACTGCAGCGTCCACCTGACTGCATCTGCTTCTTGGGTATTAACAGATCTAAACAGAATGTCTGCAGCTGCTATAAACATTAAGAGACCCCAGTACAAGTTATTCCATGAATGCTAACTATGTTCatgttaggattgccaactgcaggttggaaaatccttggagatttggagacggagcctggggagggtggatttTGGAAAGGGAGCTCCgcagccctccaaagctgccattttctaaagaggaactgatctctgtggtctggagatgagtagtaattccaggagaactacaagccccatctggaggttggcaactctgcctgaggttcacatagggttgcctgggctgtgttgaaaaatacctggagatttgggggtggagccaggaaagggtggggtttggggaggagcctcagcatgctacaatgccatggagttcacccttcaaagcagccattttctccaggggagctgatcagctggagataggcttgccaatcccaggtcccagctggggttcttccgcttttccaggctccttcccacccccagtcagctggccggcggggggaagccccgcccccaaagccaccatgtgactttcgccctctggaggctccagtctccaattggaaaggcttcctcttgggatggggagTCTgtattacttggaagaagttggctgcaactcatgagtagagaggtcaatccctcacttcagagtcatcagaaacccggggggggggggggagagagacgtctgctgagcacttcattattccctatgtggagatggattctcatagggtataatgggaaattgatttgggggctctgggggagctgttttttgaggtagaggcaccaaattttcagtatagtacctagtgcctctccccaaagtacccccccaagtttcaaaacgattggaccagggggtccaattctatgagccccaaaagaaggtgcacctatccttcattatttcctatggaagaaagacatttaaaaaggtgtgctgtccctttaaatgtgatggccagaactccgttggagttcgattatgcttgtcacacccttgttcctggctctgcccctaatgtctcctggctccacccccaaagtccccagatatttcttgaattggacttggcaaccctagctggagatcagttataaaagcagcagatctccaggccccacctggaggctggcaactctagttcttgAAGTAAATCAAGCTAAAATATACTATGCATGACCAAAGGCTGGAGGAAATTGGAAAGGGTTAATACTTGTTAACATAACTGAAGTTAACATTGTTAAATTTTGTTTCCTCCTCATTCTTTCACAAGGGGTGCCAGTAGTTCCATTCATTTCAGCCAAGCACTGTAGGTATTTAAAAAGCTTAACTGGGAGTCATCTTCTTGAAGCCCATGTAATTATTCCATAGCAAATGGATTAAGAATTCTAGCCTTAATTTACTTTTGGTAATTAAAAGGGCAGTTTGcattaagtcaggggtgtcattGTACACTGAAATATTTTGTTGAAGCTGTACTAAGAAATCTGTTTTGTAATTGTATTGGAAAAATTACATCCAAAATACCTTATTGTACAAATTGCCCATCTATTATAATGTTCAAAAGGAATACTGGAGAGACATGTTGGAAATAAGTTTCCCCACTGTAGCATACAGAATGGCCCCCCTCTCTTGTTTGTAAATGCTTTGAGGCATTACATCaatgtgattttaatttaaaatcaTAATTGCTGGCAGAAGGATAAcaatccttccccttcccttcagtTCTAACCCTTACTTTGGGCCTAGACTAGGGATCCTTCAAAATGAGACTGAGGCTTATTCTTACAGTGTTATTCTGATTTAGAATTTCCATGTAAAAACACAGAAGAGGGAACAGTAAGCATTGTCATCCAATCAACATGATTTCTGCTTCCTACAGCACAGCAGGTAAATGCTGCCAAAATTCATTTCACAGAAGTCTAGTCTAGGCACCACTTCAGAAAGTTAATTATTTTAGTTGAATTTGTCTGGGGAACTTATCAGATGTATGATGTACTACTTCTAGCCTAGACTATTTTTCAATGCAATGCTTTAGTAAAAGATAAGGCAAGGTGCATTAGGTTTGTGTAATGAATCTATTGAATGTACTATTTCACATTACCACCAGTACTAAATATTGTTATTTGGATCATCAGTAAAAGCCCCTCCAAATGCTATAAACACAGATGTCGCAAAGCAGTTCTGTGAGCTTTCCTATTTTAACTGACTAGAATTTTTCCAGCTCGTCAAAGCCTCAAGTTAAAGAACCTTTGTATGGGGCTGCCTCTCCAGGCCTATTTTTTCACCCTAACTAGAAGTAAGCACAATTCTTCACAGCCACTAGTG
Encoded here:
- the MFAP3L gene encoding microfibrillar-associated protein 3-like; translated protein: MNMFNNHLFLSYWTTISLFNLLAAWTAAEDVTNSTLNHTDMLLGSVPVVIYRVDHITVKEGYSALIDCNIQGHPGPEYEWYSSNGHLLKEDEDGARKWILDNGQLNITSVSFDDRGKYTCVASNIYGRVNNTVTLRVVFTSGDMGIYYMIVCLVAFTVVLILNITRLCMMSSHLKKTEKAINEFFRTEGAEKLQKAFEIAKRIPIITSAKTLELAKVTQFKTMEFARYIEELARSVPLPPLIMNCRTIMEEIMEVVGLEEQGHNFVRHSAVGQETTDTEEMYVIPSALKRRGSLTAESDASSLHEPPLKIAIKVSIHQLTKKDCMDDQSQDSIQLEIKEEREEDEIVQRPAQALDPVSDTEPPVEPNPTDTALRSDKDACVIYESHV